TTCGCGCTGGAAGAGCTTGAGCCGCTTCGAGAGGCCCCGTCCCTGGACGTCGGGCCGGACCGCGAGGAGGTGGGAATGCTGTGCGCGGCGGCCGACGATCTCGCGAGGGAAGCCGTGGACGAATCCGAGCAGGTCCTTTCCCCGGAACGCGCCGGCCGTGAGGCCCCCGGCGTGCGTGATGGCGATGAGGTCCGCGACCGACGGCGCCTCGAGGTCCGGGAGCCGCCACGCCGCCTTCGCGACCCGCTGGGCGAGCGCGAATTCGGCCGGGCTCGCGAGCTCCCGGAGGCGGATGCCGGTCGTCACGCCGTCTCTCCCGGCTGCTCCAGGAAACCGGCGAGGAGCGAGACGCGGAAGGCGAGATCCTCGAGATCCACCCACTCGTCCGGAGCATGAGCGCCCCCGCCGGCCGGGCCGAGCCCGTCGAGAGTCGGCACGCCGGCCGCCGCCGTCAGGTTCCCGTCGGACGCGCCCCCGACGCGTTCGGCGCCGAGCTCGACGCCGAGCTTCCGCGCGAGGTCGCGCACTCGCTCGTAGAGCGCGCGGGATGCGGGAGTCTCCTCCATCGGCGGACGGTCGAAACGGGCGTCGATGGAGACCGCGACGCCCGGATCGGAGGGGCGATACGCCGCGAGGGCGGCGAGCAGGCGCTTCTCTTCGGCCGCCGTCCACACGCGGGCGTCGATCGTCAGAACCGCGGAGGCCGGGACGACGTTGGTCTTCCCCCCGGCCGACGCGAGGGTCGGCGTGACGGTCGTTCCCGCCGCGCGGCCCGCGACGGACTCCAGGAAGAGCGCGAACCGCGCCATCTCGAGGAGCGCCGAGGCGCCCTTCTCCGGCTCGAGCCCCGCGTGCGCCGGCCGTCCGCGGAACTCGACCCTCACGAGGCCGGTCCCTTTCCGGGCGATCTTCGCGGCGCCCCGCTCCGACGGTTCGAGAACCAGCACGCGATCGTGCTCCCGCGCGAACGAAACGAGCGCCTCCCGGGACGCCGCGCTCCCGACCTCTTCGTCCGGCGCGAGGAACAGGGAGATCGGCGGGCGCGCGGCCGAGACGCCGAAGCGGTCGAAGATCGCCAGCGCGACCGCGATTCCGGCCTTCATGTCGAACGCTCCCGGGCCGGTTCCGCGCCCGTCTTCGATGCGAAACGGGCGCTCGGCGAGCGTCCCGACCGGCCAGACGGTGTCGAGATGACCCACGAGGAGGGTGCCCCCTTTCCCGCCGCGGCTCCGGAACGTCGCCCGAACGGCGTCTCCGGCGCCGCCGCAGGGCACCGTCTCCGCGGAAGCCCCCGCGCGGATGAGCCGCCCCGCGATCGTGCTCGCCAGAGCGGAGACGAGGGCATGATCGTCCGACGGGCTCTCGTGCTCGACGAGCCAGCGAAGGTCGTCTTCGAGCATCAGGCGGAGAACTCCTCCTGCGCGACCGTGTACCGGTCGAGCCGCTCGCGCACGACCGTCACGCCGATTCCGGGTCCGGGGGGCACCGGCATCTCGCCGTTTTGCGCCTCGAGTGGAGGGTCGACGATGTCCTCCTCGAAGTACCGCGAGGCGGAGGAGGTATCGCCGGGCTTTGCGAAGTTCGGGAGCGTCGCGAGATGGATGTTCGCCGCGCGCCCGACGCCGGATTCGAGCATGCCCCCGCACCAGACCGGAATGCCGGCGGCCGCGCAGGTGTCGTGAATCCGCCGCGCCTCGGCGAGACCTCCGACGCGCCCCACCTTGATGTTGACGACGCGCGCCGCGCCGATCCTCGCCGCGACGCGGGCGTCGGCCTCGGACCGGATCGACTCGTCGAGGCAGATCGGCGTCGCGATTTCCCGCGCGAGCGCCGCGTGCTCCCAGAGGTCTTCGTGGCCGAGCGGCTGCTCGAGATAGTCGAGGCGGAACGGGTCGA
The sequence above is a segment of the Thermoanaerobaculia bacterium genome. Coding sequences within it:
- a CDS encoding M20 family metallopeptidase; the encoded protein is MLEDDLRWLVEHESPSDDHALVSALASTIAGRLIRAGASAETVPCGGAGDAVRATFRSRGGKGGTLLVGHLDTVWPVGTLAERPFRIEDGRGTGPGAFDMKAGIAVALAIFDRFGVSAARPPISLFLAPDEEVGSAASREALVSFAREHDRVLVLEPSERGAAKIARKGTGLVRVEFRGRPAHAGLEPEKGASALLEMARFALFLESVAGRAAGTTVTPTLASAGGKTNVVPASAVLTIDARVWTAAEEKRLLAALAAYRPSDPGVAVSIDARFDRPPMEETPASRALYERVRDLARKLGVELGAERVGGASDGNLTAAAGVPTLDGLGPAGGGAHAPDEWVDLEDLAFRVSLLAGFLEQPGETA